A portion of the Meiothermus sp. CFH 77666 genome contains these proteins:
- the ftsZ gene encoding cell division protein FtsZ has protein sequence MGDVQIKVIGLGGAGNNAVNRMIESGLTGVEFIAANTDAQVLATSLADVRIQLGDKLTRGLGAGANPEIGEKAAQEAEELIGEYLEGSDMVFITAGMGGGTGTGSAPVVAEIAKSLGALTVGVVTRPFAWEGPRRLRAAEEGIKRLREQVDAMVVISNDRLLNALDKKVSAKDAFMIADRVLYHGVKGITDVINLPGQINLDFADVRTLLTGAGQVLMGIGAGRGENKVLEAAQSAIQSPLLDRSVDGARKLLINVVGDEDISLMEASSVVEQIREATGMEDVDVLYGLTYDNRAQDEMRVILIAAGFNESAVVAKPGGRPLMDFPSSNVDISNFDIPAFIRYGDGDYPPKRGN, from the coding sequence ATGGGTGACGTGCAGATCAAGGTAATCGGACTTGGGGGCGCAGGCAACAACGCGGTTAATCGCATGATCGAGTCGGGGCTTACCGGCGTGGAGTTTATTGCCGCCAACACCGATGCCCAGGTTCTGGCAACCAGCCTGGCCGATGTACGCATCCAACTGGGCGATAAACTGACCCGTGGACTGGGCGCAGGCGCCAACCCCGAGATCGGTGAGAAAGCGGCTCAGGAAGCCGAGGAGCTGATTGGCGAGTACCTCGAGGGCTCCGACATGGTCTTCATCACCGCCGGGATGGGCGGCGGCACCGGCACCGGAAGCGCTCCGGTGGTGGCTGAAATTGCCAAAAGCCTGGGTGCCCTCACGGTCGGGGTGGTCACCCGCCCCTTCGCCTGGGAAGGCCCGCGACGGCTACGGGCTGCCGAGGAAGGCATCAAACGCCTGCGCGAACAGGTAGATGCCATGGTGGTCATCTCCAACGACCGCCTGCTCAACGCCCTGGACAAAAAAGTTTCCGCCAAAGACGCCTTCATGATCGCCGACCGGGTGCTCTACCACGGGGTGAAGGGCATCACCGACGTAATCAACCTGCCCGGCCAGATCAACCTCGACTTCGCCGATGTGCGCACCCTGCTCACGGGCGCCGGCCAGGTCTTGATGGGCATCGGGGCAGGTCGGGGCGAAAACAAGGTCTTGGAAGCGGCCCAGTCGGCCATCCAGAGCCCTTTGCTAGACCGCTCGGTAGATGGGGCCCGCAAGCTCCTGATCAACGTGGTGGGTGACGAGGATATCTCGCTGATGGAAGCCAGCAGCGTGGTGGAGCAGATTCGCGAAGCCACCGGCATGGAAGACGTGGATGTGCTGTATGGCCTCACCTACGACAACCGGGCCCAGGACGAGATGCGGGTCATCCTGATTGCCGCAGGCTTCAACGAGAGCGCTGTGGTCGCCAAGCCGGGGGGACGGCCTCTGATGGACTTCCCGAGCAGCAACGTGGACATCAGCAACTTCGATATCCCCGCCTTTATCCGTTACGGCGACGGCGACTACCCTCCCAAACGGGGCAACTGA